A single window of Pyxidicoccus xibeiensis DNA harbors:
- a CDS encoding FAD-dependent oxidoreductase — translation MELTRRELVAAFLGSAVAASACRRERPREPVPGAIVDRAVEVGHKLRGGPLPRAQVLEPVDVLVVGAGVAGLSAAWRLAGAGVKGVRVLELEAEAGGTSRSGRNAVTAYPWGAHYLPAPLEDRGPVVRLLKEMGAVTGVDTHGYPTFEESLLIHEPEERFFYRGHWYEGLYLRAGASAEDLAELERFEARMNGFAAARDAKGRKAFAVPSGLSSDDAEWTALDGLTMAAWLTREGFRSERLKWVVDYACRDDYGTTAEHVSAWAGIWYFAARQDGKGERSEGFLSWPEGNGRLVSQLQAGLPPGTVERNVLVHTVEPGEGGCRVDALEAGTGKPRAFLARQVVLACPRFVAAHVVAPWRRQRPEWLGAFSYGPWVVANLTLASPPRSRGFPLAWDNVFYESRSLGYVVATHQLLRQDENGPTVLTWYLPMDGADVKAEREKALSATYADWEALVMADLLPAHPGIAEQARRLEVQRWGHAMVRPSPGFMWGAAKKAAQESLGRSLHFAHSDLGGMALFEEANWFGVRAAERVLVELGRREASWL, via the coding sequence GTGGAACTGACGCGGCGGGAGCTGGTCGCCGCGTTCCTCGGCTCGGCGGTGGCGGCCAGCGCGTGCCGGCGCGAGCGGCCCCGTGAGCCCGTGCCGGGCGCCATCGTCGACCGCGCGGTGGAGGTGGGGCACAAGCTGCGCGGCGGGCCGCTGCCTCGCGCGCAGGTGCTGGAGCCCGTGGACGTGCTGGTGGTGGGCGCGGGCGTGGCCGGCCTGTCCGCCGCGTGGCGGCTGGCGGGCGCGGGCGTGAAGGGCGTGCGGGTGCTGGAGCTGGAGGCGGAAGCCGGCGGCACGTCCCGCTCCGGGCGCAACGCCGTCACCGCCTATCCCTGGGGCGCGCACTACCTGCCGGCGCCGCTGGAGGACCGCGGCCCCGTGGTGCGGCTGCTCAAGGAGATGGGCGCCGTCACCGGCGTGGACACGCACGGGTACCCCACCTTCGAGGAGTCGCTGCTCATCCACGAGCCGGAGGAGCGCTTCTTCTACCGGGGCCATTGGTACGAGGGGCTCTACCTGCGCGCGGGCGCGAGCGCGGAGGACCTGGCGGAGCTGGAGCGCTTCGAGGCGCGGATGAATGGCTTCGCCGCCGCGCGCGACGCGAAGGGGCGCAAGGCCTTCGCCGTGCCCTCGGGGCTGTCCAGCGACGACGCGGAGTGGACGGCGCTGGACGGCCTCACCATGGCGGCGTGGCTGACGCGCGAGGGCTTCCGCTCGGAGCGGCTGAAGTGGGTGGTGGACTACGCGTGCCGCGACGACTACGGCACCACGGCCGAGCACGTGTCCGCGTGGGCGGGCATCTGGTACTTCGCCGCGCGCCAGGACGGGAAGGGGGAGCGCAGCGAGGGCTTCCTGAGCTGGCCCGAGGGCAATGGCCGGCTGGTGTCGCAGCTGCAGGCCGGGCTGCCGCCCGGGACGGTGGAGCGCAACGTGCTGGTGCACACGGTGGAGCCGGGTGAGGGCGGCTGCCGGGTGGACGCGCTGGAGGCGGGCACGGGGAAGCCCCGGGCCTTCCTGGCCAGACAGGTGGTGCTGGCCTGCCCGCGCTTCGTGGCGGCGCACGTGGTGGCGCCGTGGCGGCGGCAGCGGCCGGAGTGGCTGGGGGCCTTCTCGTATGGGCCGTGGGTGGTGGCCAACCTGACGCTGGCCTCGCCGCCGCGCTCGCGAGGCTTCCCGCTGGCCTGGGACAACGTCTTCTACGAGAGCCGCAGCCTGGGGTACGTGGTGGCCACGCACCAGCTGCTGCGCCAGGACGAGAATGGCCCCACGGTGCTGACGTGGTACCTGCCCATGGACGGCGCGGACGTGAAGGCGGAGCGGGAGAAGGCGCTCTCCGCGACGTACGCGGACTGGGAGGCGCTCGTCATGGCAGACCTGCTGCCGGCGCACCCGGGCATCGCCGAGCAGGCGCGGCGGCTCGAGGTCCAGCGCTGGGGGCACGCCATGGTGCGGCCGTCGCCGGGCTTCATGTGGGGCGCGGCGAAGAAGGCGGCGCAGGAGAGCCTGGGGCGGAGCCTGCACTTCGCGCACTCGGACCTGGGCGGCATGGCGCTCTTCGAGGAGGCCAACTGGTTCGGCGTGCGCGCCGCGGAGCGCGTGCTGGTGGAGCTGGGACGGCGCGAGGCGAGCTGGCTGTGA